One stretch of Sardina pilchardus chromosome 17, fSarPil1.1, whole genome shotgun sequence DNA includes these proteins:
- the cnot4b gene encoding CCR4-NOT transcription complex subunit 4 isoform X2: MSRSPELKDDPMECPLCMEPLEIDDVNFFPCTCGYQICRFCWHRIRTDENGLCPACRKPYPEDPAVYKPLSQEELQRIKNEKKQKQNEKKQKITENRKHLASVRVVQRNLLFVVGLSQRLADPEVLKRPEYFGKFGKIHKVVINNSTSYAGSQGPSASAYVTYIRSEDALRAIQCVNNVVVDGRTLKASLGTTKYCSYFLKSMQCPKPDCMYLHELGDEAASFTKEEMQAGKHQEYEQKLLQELYKMNPHFLQSSLGEKTKSKSNSTQSNNKDAWPSLQPSGKTANGLTEHRKTPPLDGGSDSDHMTPDGVDSDLGLGSVPALSPFSSNCDPSSPTDKSAEAISIGNGDASQQIPSSDSPSPPPGLCKPSLVAPISVPGLTARSPFEGAAAESQSLFSDNSNFRHPNPVPSSLPGFPSSPHSGGSDWPTAPEPQSLFASDTIPVSSSTDWQAAFGFGSSSQQQQQEDDLGFDPFDITRKALADLIEKELSVQDKAALVSSSSGFGLPHSPLFPHHHHHHHHHHPNHHHPHHHHHHHPGLPPASPSSASKLGGPLPGPPGGASHFLLNCVPPQSLHQPPTRFAQLQLQQQHQQQQQQQQQQQQQQQQQQQQQQQQQQHQQQQQQQQQRSIYSSFSFPGQTATSPSHPGSGPAAAALPPAAASVSRLPWLAMPMRNSPAHLKHGAAGPTPTTTTTIANSLNSAIVPPSLASGFLDLSLPSQQLQPHSTGLGGIRITESSGSVESINVKEWQDGLRALLPNININFGGLPNSSSSSSSSSSSSSSSSSSSSSSSSTSVNHTGAPSSTSGISHSLSWDGTASWMDPAIITGIPASSGNSMDSLQDDNPPHWLKSLQALTEMDAPSSSSGISTTAGPLQPPHTNGPFGASLPLHRAGWAPYAVPSSANAPSQFHSPPPGFQSPFRSTAQTATDLLQSAGMDRH, translated from the exons ATGTCCCGCAGCCCTGAGCTGAAGGACGACCCCATGGAGTGCCCCCTGTGCATGGAGCCCCTGGAGATCGACGACGTCAACTTCTTCCCGTGCACCTGCGGCTACCAGATCTGTCGCTTCTGCTGGCACCGTATCCGCACAGACGAGAATGGCCTCTGCCCCGCCTGCAGAAAG CCGTACCCAGAGGACCCGGCCGTGTACAAGCCGCTGTCCCAGGAGGAGCTGCAGCGGATCAAGAACgagaagaagcagaagcagaacgagaagaagcagaagatcACGGAGAACCGCAAGCACCTGGCCAGCGTGCGCGTCGTCCAGCGCAACCTGCTCTTCGTGGTGGGGCTGTCGCAACGGCTCGCCGACCCCGAG GTTTTAAAGAGGCCAGAGTATTTCGGGAAGTTTGGGAAGATTCACAAAGTGGTCATCAACAACAGCACATCATACGCAGGCTCACAG GGTCCTAGTGCCAGTGCATACGTCACTTATATTCGCTCAGAAGACGCCCTTAGAGCTATACAGTGTGTCAACAATGTAGTAGTTGATGGCAGAACTCTTAAG GCTTCTTTAGGTACAACAAAATACTGCAGTTATTTTCTGAAGAGCATGCAGTGTCCCAAACCAGACTGCATGTATCTACACGAGTTGGGAGACGAGGCGGCTAGTTTCACAAAAGAGGAGATGCAG gcGGGAAAGCATCAAGAATACGAACAGAAGCTCCTTCAGGAGCTCTACAAAATGAACCCCCACTTCCTGCAGAGCTCCCTGGGCGAGAAGACGAAGAGCAAGTCCAACTCCACACAGAG TAACAACAAAGATGCGTGGCCGTCGTTACAACCGTCAGGGAAGACAGCCAATGGGCTGACAGAACACCGCAAAACCCCACCCTTGGACGGAGGCTCGGACTCCGACCACATGACGCCTGACGGAGTGGACTCGGACCTCGGCCTAGGCTCTGTCCCCGCCCTCTCGCCCTTCTCCTCGAACTGTGATCCCTCCAG CCCCACTGATAAATCTGCAGAAGCCATCAGCATAGGAAACGGAGACGCCAGCCAGCAG ATCCCCAGCAGTGACTCGCCGTCGCCCCCGCCTGGCCTGTGCAAGCCCAGCCTGGTGGCGCCCATCAGCGTGCCCGGGCTGACGGCTCGCTCGCCCTTCGAGGGCGCCGCGGCCGAGTCGCAGTCGCTCTTCTCGGACAACAGCAACTTCCGGCACCCCAACCCCGTGCCCAGCAGCCTGCCCGGGTTCCCCAGCTCCCCGCACAGCGGCGGCAGCGACTGGCCCACCGCCCCCGAACCACAGAGCCTCTTCGCCTCAG ACACCATCCCGGTGTCCTCCTCCACAGATTGGCAGGCGGCCTTCGGCTTCGGCTCGtcctcccagcagcagcagcaggaggacgaCCTGGGCTTCGACCCCTTCGACATCACGCGCAAGGCCCTGGCCGACCTCATCGAGAAGGAGCTCTCCGTGCAGGACAAGGCCGCGCTGGTGTCCTCCTCGTCGGGTTTCGGGCTCCCGCACAGCCCCTTGttcccccaccaccatcaccaccaccaccaccaccacccgaaccaccaccatccccaccatcaccaccaccaccaccccggcCTACCCCCCGCCTCCCCCTCGTCTGCCTCTAAACTCGGGGGGCCTCTACCAGGCCCGCCCGGTGGTGCCTCTCACTTCCTCCTGAACTGTGTGCCCCCACAATCTCTTCATCAGCCCCCAACAAGATTCGCTCAGCTGCAGctccaacaacaacatcaacaacaacaacaacaacaacaacagcaacaacaacaacaacaacaacaacaacaacaacaacaacaacaacaacaacaccagcagcagcagcagcagcagcagcagcgctccaTCTACAGCTCCTTTAGTTTCCCCGGACAGACCGCCACGTCCCCCTCGCACCCGGGCTCCGGTCCCGCTGCGGCCGCTCTGCCCCCGGCCGCCGCGTCCGTCTCCCGTCTGCCCTGGCTGGCGATGCCCATGCGTAACAGCCCCGCGCACTTGAAGCACGGCGCCGCAGggcccacccccaccaccaccaccaccatagccAACTCGCTCAACTCTGCCATCGTGCCTCCCTCCTTGGCCAGTGGCTTCTTGGACTTGAGCTTGCCGTCGCAACAGCTACAGCCGCACAGCACAGGGCTGGGAGGCATCCGCATCACAG AGAGCAGTGGCTCGGTGGAGAGCATAAATGTGAAAGAGTGGCAGGATGGCCTGCGCGCACTCCTGcccaacatcaacatcaacttcGGCGGTCTGCCCAactcctcgtcttcctcttcctcctcctcctcttcctcctcttcctcctcctcttcttcctcctcctcctcctccaccagcgtCAACCACACGGGGGCGCCGTCCAGCACCTCGGGCATCTCGCACAGCCTAAGCTGGGATGGCACAGCCAGCTGGATGGACCCCGCCATCATCACAG GAATCCCGGCATCTTCGGGCAACAGTATGGACTCGCTCCAGGACGATAACCCGCCGCACTGGCTCAAGTCACTGCAGGCGCTCACCGAGATGGatgctccctcctcctccagcggcATCTCGACCACCGCTGgccccctccagcccccccaCACCAACGGGCCCTTCGGGGCCTCCCTGCCCCTCCACAGAGCCGGCTGGGCGCCGTACGCGGTCCCGTCCTCAGCCAACGCCCCCAGCCAGTTCCACTCGCCACCCCCCGGTTTCCAGAGCCCCTTCAGATCCACAGCTCAAACCGCCACAGATCTGCTACAGAGCGCTGGCATGGACCGACACTAG
- the cnot4b gene encoding CCR4-NOT transcription complex subunit 4 isoform X3, translating into MSRSPELKDDPMECPLCMEPLEIDDVNFFPCTCGYQICRFCWHRIRTDENGLCPACRKPYPEDPAVYKPLSQEELQRIKNEKKQKQNEKKQKITENRKHLASVRVVQRNLLFVVGLSQRLADPEVLKRPEYFGKFGKIHKVVINNSTSYAGSQGPSASAYVTYIRSEDALRAIQCVNNVVVDGRTLKASLGTTKYCSYFLKSMQCPKPDCMYLHELGDEAASFTKEEMQAGKHQEYEQKLLQELYKMNPHFLQSSLGEKTKSKSNSTQRPDSNNKDAWPSLQPSGKTANGLTEHRKTPPLDGGSDSDHMTPDGVDSDLGLGSVPALSPFSSNCDPSSPTDKSAEAISIGNGDASQQIPSSDSPSPPPGLCKPSLVAPISVPGLTARSPFEGAAAESQSLFSDNSNFRHPNPVPSSLPGFPSSPHSGGSDWPTAPEPQSLFASDTIPVSSSTDWQAAFGFGSSSQQQQQEDDLGFDPFDITRKALADLIEKELSVQDKAALVSSSSGFGLPHSPLFPHHHHHHHHHHPNHHHPHHHHHHHPGLPPASPSSASKLGGPLPGPPGGASHFLLNCVPPQSLHQPPTRFAQLQLQQQHQQQQQQQQQQQQQQQQQQQQQQQQQQHQQQQQQQQQRSIYSSFSFPGQTATSPSHPGSGPAAAALPPAAASVSRLPWLAMPMRNSPAHLKHGAAGPTPTTTTTIANSLNSAIVPPSLASGFLDLSLPSQQLQPHSTGLGGIRITGIPASSGNSMDSLQDDNPPHWLKSLQALTEMDAPSSSSGISTTAGPLQPPHTNGPFGASLPLHRAGWAPYAVPSSANAPSQFHSPPPGFQSPFRSTAQTATDLLQSAGMDRH; encoded by the exons ATGTCCCGCAGCCCTGAGCTGAAGGACGACCCCATGGAGTGCCCCCTGTGCATGGAGCCCCTGGAGATCGACGACGTCAACTTCTTCCCGTGCACCTGCGGCTACCAGATCTGTCGCTTCTGCTGGCACCGTATCCGCACAGACGAGAATGGCCTCTGCCCCGCCTGCAGAAAG CCGTACCCAGAGGACCCGGCCGTGTACAAGCCGCTGTCCCAGGAGGAGCTGCAGCGGATCAAGAACgagaagaagcagaagcagaacgagaagaagcagaagatcACGGAGAACCGCAAGCACCTGGCCAGCGTGCGCGTCGTCCAGCGCAACCTGCTCTTCGTGGTGGGGCTGTCGCAACGGCTCGCCGACCCCGAG GTTTTAAAGAGGCCAGAGTATTTCGGGAAGTTTGGGAAGATTCACAAAGTGGTCATCAACAACAGCACATCATACGCAGGCTCACAG GGTCCTAGTGCCAGTGCATACGTCACTTATATTCGCTCAGAAGACGCCCTTAGAGCTATACAGTGTGTCAACAATGTAGTAGTTGATGGCAGAACTCTTAAG GCTTCTTTAGGTACAACAAAATACTGCAGTTATTTTCTGAAGAGCATGCAGTGTCCCAAACCAGACTGCATGTATCTACACGAGTTGGGAGACGAGGCGGCTAGTTTCACAAAAGAGGAGATGCAG gcGGGAAAGCATCAAGAATACGAACAGAAGCTCCTTCAGGAGCTCTACAAAATGAACCCCCACTTCCTGCAGAGCTCCCTGGGCGAGAAGACGAAGAGCAAGTCCAACTCCACACAGAG gCCCGACAGTAACAACAAAGATGCGTGGCCGTCGTTACAACCGTCAGGGAAGACAGCCAATGGGCTGACAGAACACCGCAAAACCCCACCCTTGGACGGAGGCTCGGACTCCGACCACATGACGCCTGACGGAGTGGACTCGGACCTCGGCCTAGGCTCTGTCCCCGCCCTCTCGCCCTTCTCCTCGAACTGTGATCCCTCCAG CCCCACTGATAAATCTGCAGAAGCCATCAGCATAGGAAACGGAGACGCCAGCCAGCAG ATCCCCAGCAGTGACTCGCCGTCGCCCCCGCCTGGCCTGTGCAAGCCCAGCCTGGTGGCGCCCATCAGCGTGCCCGGGCTGACGGCTCGCTCGCCCTTCGAGGGCGCCGCGGCCGAGTCGCAGTCGCTCTTCTCGGACAACAGCAACTTCCGGCACCCCAACCCCGTGCCCAGCAGCCTGCCCGGGTTCCCCAGCTCCCCGCACAGCGGCGGCAGCGACTGGCCCACCGCCCCCGAACCACAGAGCCTCTTCGCCTCAG ACACCATCCCGGTGTCCTCCTCCACAGATTGGCAGGCGGCCTTCGGCTTCGGCTCGtcctcccagcagcagcagcaggaggacgaCCTGGGCTTCGACCCCTTCGACATCACGCGCAAGGCCCTGGCCGACCTCATCGAGAAGGAGCTCTCCGTGCAGGACAAGGCCGCGCTGGTGTCCTCCTCGTCGGGTTTCGGGCTCCCGCACAGCCCCTTGttcccccaccaccatcaccaccaccaccaccaccacccgaaccaccaccatccccaccatcaccaccaccaccaccccggcCTACCCCCCGCCTCCCCCTCGTCTGCCTCTAAACTCGGGGGGCCTCTACCAGGCCCGCCCGGTGGTGCCTCTCACTTCCTCCTGAACTGTGTGCCCCCACAATCTCTTCATCAGCCCCCAACAAGATTCGCTCAGCTGCAGctccaacaacaacatcaacaacaacaacaacaacaacaacagcaacaacaacaacaacaacaacaacaacaacaacaacaacaacaacaacaacaccagcagcagcagcagcagcagcagcagcgctccaTCTACAGCTCCTTTAGTTTCCCCGGACAGACCGCCACGTCCCCCTCGCACCCGGGCTCCGGTCCCGCTGCGGCCGCTCTGCCCCCGGCCGCCGCGTCCGTCTCCCGTCTGCCCTGGCTGGCGATGCCCATGCGTAACAGCCCCGCGCACTTGAAGCACGGCGCCGCAGggcccacccccaccaccaccaccaccatagccAACTCGCTCAACTCTGCCATCGTGCCTCCCTCCTTGGCCAGTGGCTTCTTGGACTTGAGCTTGCCGTCGCAACAGCTACAGCCGCACAGCACAGGGCTGGGAGGCATCCGCATCACAG GAATCCCGGCATCTTCGGGCAACAGTATGGACTCGCTCCAGGACGATAACCCGCCGCACTGGCTCAAGTCACTGCAGGCGCTCACCGAGATGGatgctccctcctcctccagcggcATCTCGACCACCGCTGgccccctccagcccccccaCACCAACGGGCCCTTCGGGGCCTCCCTGCCCCTCCACAGAGCCGGCTGGGCGCCGTACGCGGTCCCGTCCTCAGCCAACGCCCCCAGCCAGTTCCACTCGCCACCCCCCGGTTTCCAGAGCCCCTTCAGATCCACAGCTCAAACCGCCACAGATCTGCTACAGAGCGCTGGCATGGACCGACACTAG
- the cnot4b gene encoding CCR4-NOT transcription complex subunit 4 isoform X1, with product MSRSPELKDDPMECPLCMEPLEIDDVNFFPCTCGYQICRFCWHRIRTDENGLCPACRKPYPEDPAVYKPLSQEELQRIKNEKKQKQNEKKQKITENRKHLASVRVVQRNLLFVVGLSQRLADPEVLKRPEYFGKFGKIHKVVINNSTSYAGSQGPSASAYVTYIRSEDALRAIQCVNNVVVDGRTLKASLGTTKYCSYFLKSMQCPKPDCMYLHELGDEAASFTKEEMQAGKHQEYEQKLLQELYKMNPHFLQSSLGEKTKSKSNSTQRPDSNNKDAWPSLQPSGKTANGLTEHRKTPPLDGGSDSDHMTPDGVDSDLGLGSVPALSPFSSNCDPSSPTDKSAEAISIGNGDASQQIPSSDSPSPPPGLCKPSLVAPISVPGLTARSPFEGAAAESQSLFSDNSNFRHPNPVPSSLPGFPSSPHSGGSDWPTAPEPQSLFASDTIPVSSSTDWQAAFGFGSSSQQQQQEDDLGFDPFDITRKALADLIEKELSVQDKAALVSSSSGFGLPHSPLFPHHHHHHHHHHPNHHHPHHHHHHHPGLPPASPSSASKLGGPLPGPPGGASHFLLNCVPPQSLHQPPTRFAQLQLQQQHQQQQQQQQQQQQQQQQQQQQQQQQQQHQQQQQQQQQRSIYSSFSFPGQTATSPSHPGSGPAAAALPPAAASVSRLPWLAMPMRNSPAHLKHGAAGPTPTTTTTIANSLNSAIVPPSLASGFLDLSLPSQQLQPHSTGLGGIRITESSGSVESINVKEWQDGLRALLPNININFGGLPNSSSSSSSSSSSSSSSSSSSSSSSSTSVNHTGAPSSTSGISHSLSWDGTASWMDPAIITGIPASSGNSMDSLQDDNPPHWLKSLQALTEMDAPSSSSGISTTAGPLQPPHTNGPFGASLPLHRAGWAPYAVPSSANAPSQFHSPPPGFQSPFRSTAQTATDLLQSAGMDRH from the exons ATGTCCCGCAGCCCTGAGCTGAAGGACGACCCCATGGAGTGCCCCCTGTGCATGGAGCCCCTGGAGATCGACGACGTCAACTTCTTCCCGTGCACCTGCGGCTACCAGATCTGTCGCTTCTGCTGGCACCGTATCCGCACAGACGAGAATGGCCTCTGCCCCGCCTGCAGAAAG CCGTACCCAGAGGACCCGGCCGTGTACAAGCCGCTGTCCCAGGAGGAGCTGCAGCGGATCAAGAACgagaagaagcagaagcagaacgagaagaagcagaagatcACGGAGAACCGCAAGCACCTGGCCAGCGTGCGCGTCGTCCAGCGCAACCTGCTCTTCGTGGTGGGGCTGTCGCAACGGCTCGCCGACCCCGAG GTTTTAAAGAGGCCAGAGTATTTCGGGAAGTTTGGGAAGATTCACAAAGTGGTCATCAACAACAGCACATCATACGCAGGCTCACAG GGTCCTAGTGCCAGTGCATACGTCACTTATATTCGCTCAGAAGACGCCCTTAGAGCTATACAGTGTGTCAACAATGTAGTAGTTGATGGCAGAACTCTTAAG GCTTCTTTAGGTACAACAAAATACTGCAGTTATTTTCTGAAGAGCATGCAGTGTCCCAAACCAGACTGCATGTATCTACACGAGTTGGGAGACGAGGCGGCTAGTTTCACAAAAGAGGAGATGCAG gcGGGAAAGCATCAAGAATACGAACAGAAGCTCCTTCAGGAGCTCTACAAAATGAACCCCCACTTCCTGCAGAGCTCCCTGGGCGAGAAGACGAAGAGCAAGTCCAACTCCACACAGAG gCCCGACAGTAACAACAAAGATGCGTGGCCGTCGTTACAACCGTCAGGGAAGACAGCCAATGGGCTGACAGAACACCGCAAAACCCCACCCTTGGACGGAGGCTCGGACTCCGACCACATGACGCCTGACGGAGTGGACTCGGACCTCGGCCTAGGCTCTGTCCCCGCCCTCTCGCCCTTCTCCTCGAACTGTGATCCCTCCAG CCCCACTGATAAATCTGCAGAAGCCATCAGCATAGGAAACGGAGACGCCAGCCAGCAG ATCCCCAGCAGTGACTCGCCGTCGCCCCCGCCTGGCCTGTGCAAGCCCAGCCTGGTGGCGCCCATCAGCGTGCCCGGGCTGACGGCTCGCTCGCCCTTCGAGGGCGCCGCGGCCGAGTCGCAGTCGCTCTTCTCGGACAACAGCAACTTCCGGCACCCCAACCCCGTGCCCAGCAGCCTGCCCGGGTTCCCCAGCTCCCCGCACAGCGGCGGCAGCGACTGGCCCACCGCCCCCGAACCACAGAGCCTCTTCGCCTCAG ACACCATCCCGGTGTCCTCCTCCACAGATTGGCAGGCGGCCTTCGGCTTCGGCTCGtcctcccagcagcagcagcaggaggacgaCCTGGGCTTCGACCCCTTCGACATCACGCGCAAGGCCCTGGCCGACCTCATCGAGAAGGAGCTCTCCGTGCAGGACAAGGCCGCGCTGGTGTCCTCCTCGTCGGGTTTCGGGCTCCCGCACAGCCCCTTGttcccccaccaccatcaccaccaccaccaccaccacccgaaccaccaccatccccaccatcaccaccaccaccaccccggcCTACCCCCCGCCTCCCCCTCGTCTGCCTCTAAACTCGGGGGGCCTCTACCAGGCCCGCCCGGTGGTGCCTCTCACTTCCTCCTGAACTGTGTGCCCCCACAATCTCTTCATCAGCCCCCAACAAGATTCGCTCAGCTGCAGctccaacaacaacatcaacaacaacaacaacaacaacaacagcaacaacaacaacaacaacaacaacaacaacaacaacaacaacaacaacaacaccagcagcagcagcagcagcagcagcagcgctccaTCTACAGCTCCTTTAGTTTCCCCGGACAGACCGCCACGTCCCCCTCGCACCCGGGCTCCGGTCCCGCTGCGGCCGCTCTGCCCCCGGCCGCCGCGTCCGTCTCCCGTCTGCCCTGGCTGGCGATGCCCATGCGTAACAGCCCCGCGCACTTGAAGCACGGCGCCGCAGggcccacccccaccaccaccaccaccatagccAACTCGCTCAACTCTGCCATCGTGCCTCCCTCCTTGGCCAGTGGCTTCTTGGACTTGAGCTTGCCGTCGCAACAGCTACAGCCGCACAGCACAGGGCTGGGAGGCATCCGCATCACAG AGAGCAGTGGCTCGGTGGAGAGCATAAATGTGAAAGAGTGGCAGGATGGCCTGCGCGCACTCCTGcccaacatcaacatcaacttcGGCGGTCTGCCCAactcctcgtcttcctcttcctcctcctcctcttcctcctcttcctcctcctcttcttcctcctcctcctcctccaccagcgtCAACCACACGGGGGCGCCGTCCAGCACCTCGGGCATCTCGCACAGCCTAAGCTGGGATGGCACAGCCAGCTGGATGGACCCCGCCATCATCACAG GAATCCCGGCATCTTCGGGCAACAGTATGGACTCGCTCCAGGACGATAACCCGCCGCACTGGCTCAAGTCACTGCAGGCGCTCACCGAGATGGatgctccctcctcctccagcggcATCTCGACCACCGCTGgccccctccagcccccccaCACCAACGGGCCCTTCGGGGCCTCCCTGCCCCTCCACAGAGCCGGCTGGGCGCCGTACGCGGTCCCGTCCTCAGCCAACGCCCCCAGCCAGTTCCACTCGCCACCCCCCGGTTTCCAGAGCCCCTTCAGATCCACAGCTCAAACCGCCACAGATCTGCTACAGAGCGCTGGCATGGACCGACACTAG